The window AGTACATGCTGGATTATATGATGTTCTTCCTAAACGAGAAATTACTCGAGGAGTTTGTACAGTTTGCGAATGTGAAGCCGATTTATCCTGTGAGTGATGTGATTCCGGTATCCATTATTCCGGTTAATGATCTTACCCGAACATATTTCGAGTCTTTGCAACCTTATTTTGATAAACCTGGACAGGTCAGTGACGGGTTAGTTAAGGTCAAACTGATGGAATTACTGTTTCATCTGGCAGATTCAAATGAACGTTTCTTGTATCAGCTGCTGCAACCGGGAAGTAATGATAATAACAGTATCAGCAGAATTATGGAGGAGAATTTCACTAATCCTGTATCCCTTCAGGATCTGGCTTATTTGTCAGGCCGAAGTCTGTCCACGTTCAAGCGGGAGTTTCAGGTAATCTATCATACCTCTCCCCTGAAGTGGATTCGCAACCGGAGATTAGACAAGGCTGAGAACATGTTATTAGAAACTTCGCTTTCCATTACCGATATTTGTTATTCCACCGGATTCGAGAACATCGCCCATTTCTCCAAAGTGTTTAAGCTTCGGTTCGGACTCGCTCCTTCAGAGTTTAGATTAAAGTTTAAGCCGAAGGAGAAAGAAGTGAAGATTATAAGATAAGTGTTAACGTTTCGCGGTAATTACCGTGGAACGTTTTTTGTCGTTCATGAGCCAAATGAACAAACAAAATGAGCCTGTGAGCAAAGAAACGACTGAGTATTCTTGTTATTCTTATATCAGCAGCAGAACGAGTAGATTACTAAACAGAAATAAGGAGAGACTCTAAATGAAAACATTAGTACTCGTATTCCACCCTAACTTATCTAATTCTCGTCTTAACCGCCGCTGGGCGGAAGAAATGGACAAACAAGCCGGTGTAACTGTTCATCGTGTTTATGAAGCTTATCCCAATGAGGAGATCGACGTTACAGCGGAGCAACAACTACTAGAGCAACATGACCGCATCGTAATCCAATTCCCTTTCTATTGGTACAGCACACCATCTTTGCTTAAAAAATGGGAAGATACTGTTCTTACCTATGGATGGGCATATGGAAGCACCGGTAACAAGCTACATGGCAAGGAATTATTGCTTGCTGTTAGCGTGGGGGCTTCTGAAGATTCCTATACACATAATGGTGCCTTCAACTATACTCTTACTGAGTTATTGCGGCCACTTCAGGCAACAAGCAGGATGATCGGTACTCGCTATCTGACGCCT of the Paenibacillus pedocola genome contains:
- a CDS encoding AraC family transcriptional regulator; translated protein: MSISTGKTAKAPQQLINAPDKIGSLQQNGLSVITFCLHTQGKKGSYFLKDHLLLFVKSGIYTVRFRDRKYTVRSNEMLFIHKATLIEYDKSGEPGTEYMLDYMMFFLNEKLLEEFVQFANVKPIYPVSDVIPVSIIPVNDLTRTYFESLQPYFDKPGQVSDGLVKVKLMELLFHLADSNERFLYQLLQPGSNDNNSISRIMEENFTNPVSLQDLAYLSGRSLSTFKREFQVIYHTSPLKWIRNRRLDKAENMLLETSLSITDICYSTGFENIAHFSKVFKLRFGLAPSEFRLKFKPKEKEVKIIR
- a CDS encoding NAD(P)H-dependent oxidoreductase; this translates as MKTLVLVFHPNLSNSRLNRRWAEEMDKQAGVTVHRVYEAYPNEEIDVTAEQQLLEQHDRIVIQFPFYWYSTPSLLKKWEDTVLTYGWAYGSTGNKLHGKELLLAVSVGASEDSYTHNGAFNYTLTELLRPLQATSRMIGTRYLTPYEAYGVMQLSDEQIEQTAKDYLAYVLNPEAAAQEVH